Below is a genomic region from Persephonella hydrogeniphila.
ATATATGGAGCTTATTAGTCCAGTGCTGACCTGGAGGAAGCCTGTCTTCCCTGTTAACTATTGGACTGACTATTCTTCTCAATTCTGGTTTCCATTACATTTAGGACATATACCTGTAAAAACAACCTCATATCCCTGTACTGTGTAGCCTTCCTTGCCTAATCTTTCTTTATCTATCTGTACTATCTCCTGTCTGTCAATATCATATATACTGTTACAGCTGGTACATTTGAAATGGAAATGCTCATCTATCCTGCCGTCAAACCTGCTCTGCTTTCCATCATTAAGTTCAAGGATAAGCCCCTCGTCTTTTAAGATTTTGAGGTTTCTATAAACAGTCCCGAGACTGATATTAGGTATAACCTGTCTTGCTCTCTCATAAATCCAGTCAGCAGTAGGATGAATATCTGTAGACCTTAATATATCAAGTATTACTTTCCGCTGCTGAGTATTTCTTCTTTTTATGTTTCCTTCCATCTTGCCGCCACCTTTTTAATAGTTTTACCCTTTATGTTAATAATTTTCCTTCTGAAAACTATGATATAGCGCATGTATATTAAAATAAAATTTATCGGCTTATTATTATATAATAAAACCATATTAGGTTTCAATAAAAATAATAATTATTACTGATATAGTTATACAGATATAAAATGGTGAAAAAATGAAAAAAGTCAAGATCGTAGCTACAATAGGTCCTGCTACAGCCAATGAAAATATGATTAAAAAATTGATGACTGCAGGAGTTGATGTATTCAGACTTAATTTTTCACACGGAGACCATACCACCCATCGTAAAAATGTAGAGATGATAAGAAAAGTTTCGGAAGAAACAGGTAGAGAAGTTGCCATCCTCCAAGATCTGTCTGGACCGAAAATAAGAATAGGAGATGTGAAGGAGCCATTTTACCTTCATTATGAGGACAAAATATGGATAGTAAAAGATGAGGTCTTAGGAGACAAAGAGAAAATCAGTATAAACCACCCAGAAATCTTGGATAAACTCAGGGAAGGTGACAGGATTTATATATCTGACGGGATGATAAGACTCAGAGTTATCGAAAAAACAGATAAAGGAGTTCTATGCGAAGTGATTGTTG
It encodes:
- a CDS encoding Fur family transcriptional regulator, which gives rise to MEGNIKRRNTQQRKVILDILRSTDIHPTADWIYERARQVIPNISLGTVYRNLKILKDEGLILELNDGKQSRFDGRIDEHFHFKCTSCNSIYDIDRQEIVQIDKERLGKEGYTVQGYEVVFTGICPKCNGNQN